Proteins encoded by one window of Salvia splendens isolate huo1 chromosome 5, SspV2, whole genome shotgun sequence:
- the LOC121805833 gene encoding cullin-associated NEDD8-dissociated protein 1-like isoform X1, whose product MANLALTGILEKMTGKDKDYRYMATSDLLNELNKEGFKLDVDLEPKLSSIVIQQLDDAAGDVSGLAVKCLAPLVKKIREQQVLEMTNKLCDKLLNGKEQNRDIASIALKTIVAEVPNATVAQSVLVSISPKLIRGIVTQGMGAEIKCECLDILCDVLHKYGNLMASDHEVLLSALLPQLNTNQASVRKKAVSCIASLASSLSDDLLAKATVEIVQLLKNQATKSEITRTNIQMIGALSRAVGYRFGPHLGDAVPILINYCNNASENDEELREYSLQALESFLLRCPRDISSYCDQILHLTLEFLSHDPNFTDNMEEDTDDESYAEEEDDESANEYTDDEDVSWKVRRAAAKCLAALIVSRPEMLSRLYDEACPKLIDRFKEREENVKMDIFNTFTELLRQTGNVTKGQTDFDESSPRYLLKQEVAKIVRSVNKQLREKSIKTKVGAFSILKELVIVLPDCLADHIGSLTPGIEKALFDKSSTSNLKIEALVFTRLVLASHAPPVFHPYIKALSAPIISAVSERYYKVTAEALRVCGELVRVVRPDIEVYGFDFKPYVHPIYAAIMSRLTNQDQDQEVKECAISCMGLVVSTFGDHLGAELPSCLPVLVDRMGNEITRLTAVKAFAVIAASPLHLDLSCVLEHVISELTAFLRKANRALRQATLGTLNTLIVGYGDKIGSAAYEVIVVELSTLISDSDLHMAALALELCCTLMADKRSGPNVGLTVRNKVLPQALTLIRSSLLQGQALLALQNFFTALIYSANTSFDALLDSLLSTAKPSAQTSAVAKQALFSIAQCVAVLCLAAGDKKCSSTVNMLTDILKADSSTNSAKQHLSLLCLGEIGRRKDLSAHDHIENIVIESFQSPFEEIKSAASYALGNIAVGNLLKYLPFILDKIDNQQKKQYLLLHSLKEVIVRQSVDKAEFDYSSVDKITKLLFNHCESDEEGVRNVVAECLGKIALIEPGKLVPALKERTSSPAAFTRATVVIAVKYSIVERQEKIDEILYPEISTFLMLIKDQDRHVRRAAVLALSTAAHNKPNLIKSLLPELLPLLYDQTVIKKELIRTVDLGPFKHTVDDGLELRKAAFECVDTLLDSCLDQVNPSSFIVPYLLSGLDDHYDVKMPCHLILSKLADKCPSAVLAVLDSLVSPLDKTINFRPKQDAVKQEVDRNEDMIRSALRAIASLNRISGGDCSHRFKNLMNEIGKSQTLSEKYSSIRNE is encoded by the exons ATGGCGAACTTAGCCCTAACTGGAATACTGGAAAAG ATGACTGGGAAGGATAAGGATTACAGATATATGGCAACTTCTGATTTGCTTAACGAGTTAAACAAAGAAGGGTTTAAACTAGATGTTGATCTTGAACCGAAACTGTCTAGCATTGTCATCCAGCAGCTCGATGATGCAGCAGGCGATGTTTCTGGGTTAGCTGTCAAGTG CCTTGCTCCCTTGGTGAAAAAAATCCGCGAGCAGCAAGTTCTTGAGATGACTAATAAGCTTTGTGACAAATTGCTCAATGGGAAAGAGCAAAATCGGGACATTGCTAGCATTGCTTTGAAGACAATTGTTGCTGAAGTTCCTAACGCAACAGTTGCACAATCTGTTCTTGTATCCATTTCTCCCAAGTTGATACGAGGAATAGTCACACAG GGGATGGGCGCAGAAATCAAATGTGAATGCCTTGATATTTTGTGTGACGTTCTACATAAATACGGTAATTTAATGGCATCCGATCATGAGGTGCTGTTGAGTGCACTTTTGCCCCAGTTGAACACCAATCAAGCCAGTGTGAGAAAAAAGGCTGTTTCATGTATTG CATCTCTGGCTTCAAGCTTGTCAGATGATTTGCTGGCAAAGGCTACAGTTGAAATTGTCCAGCTTTTGAAAAATCAGGCAACAAAATCTGAAATTACTCGTACAAATATTCAAATGATTGGGGCATTGAG CCGTGCTGTTGGCTATCGCTTTGGTCCACACCTTGGAGATGCAGTTCCAATTCTCATTAACTACTGTAATAATGCATCAGAGAATGATGAAGAACTTCGTGAGTATAGCTTGCAG GCATTAGAGAGTTTTCTACTTCGGTGTCCTAGGGATATCTCTTCCTACTGTGACCAAATCTTACATCTTACTTTGGAATTTCTTAGTCATGATCCAAATTTTACTGATAACATGGAAGAGGACACAGATGACGAGAGTTACGCGGAGGAGGAAGATGA TGAGAGTGCTAATGAGTACACAGATGATGAAGATGTGAGCTGGAAAGTGCGGAGAGCTGCTGCCAAATGCTTAGCTGCTTTAATTGTTTCTCGGCCTGAGATGCTTTCAAGACTATATGATGAG GCATGTCCAAAGTTGATTGATAGGTTTAAAGAAAGGGAAGAGAACGTCAAG ATGGATATCTTCAATACGTTCACTGAATTACTTAGACAAACAGGAAATGTGACTAAAGGCCAGACAGATTTCGATGAATCAAG TCCCAGATATTTATTGAAGCAAGAGGTGGCAAAGATTGTTCGATCTGTAAATAAACAGTTACGCGAGAAATCTATAAAGACAAAG GTTGGAGCTTTCTCCATTTTGAAAGAGCTGGTGATTGTTTTGCCTGATTGCCTTGCAGACCATATTGGATCTCTGACTCCTGGAATTGAGAAAGCACTTTTT GACAAATCTTCGACCTCAAACTTAAAGATTGAAGCTCTTGTTTTTACTAGATTAGTGTTGGCCTCACATGCTCCTCCTGTTTTTCATCCATACATCAAG GCACTATCTGCTCCAATTATATCTGCTGTCAGTGAACGGTATTATAAAGTTACAGCAGAGGCATTAAGAGTATGTGGGGAACTTGTTCGTGTTGTGCGGCCAGATATTGAG GTGTATggttttgattttaaacccTACGTCCATCCTATATATGCTGCTATCATGTCACGTTTGACcaatcaagatcaagatcag GAAGTGAAAGAATGTGCAATTTCTTGCATGGGACTCGTGGTGTCTACATTTGGTGATCATCTCGGAGCAGAGCTACCCTCATGCCTCCCCGTGCTTGTTGATCGAATGGGAAATGAGATTACTCGTCTTACAGCTGTTAAG gCATTTGCTGTCATTGCAGCTTCTCCTCTGCACCTTGACTTATCCTGTGTTTTAGAGCATGTAATTTCAGAGCTGACTGCATTCCTAAGAAAG GCCAATCGAGCGCTAAGACAAGCTACTCTTGGAACACTGAACACACTTATTGTAGGATATGGTGATAAAATCGGCTCAGCTGCTTATGAAGTCATTGTTGTTGAACTTTCAACTCTGATCAG TGACTCAGACTTGCATATGGCTGCTCTAGCCTTGGAATTATGTTGCACATTAATGGCTGACAAAAGATCTGGTCCAAATGTTGGCCTGACTGTCCGAAATAAAGTTCTGCCACAAGCGCTGACTTTAATTAGAAGCTCTCTGCTGCAGGGCCAGGCCCTTCTG GCACTACAGAATTTCTTCACTGCACTGATTTACTCGGCCAACACAAGCTTTGATGCACTGCTTGATTCTCTTCTTTCTACTGCCAAACCATCTGCCCAGACTAGTGCTGTTGCTAAACAGGCTTTATTCTCAATTGCTCAATGTGTGGCAGTTCTCTGTCTTGCTGCAGGCGATAAAAAATGTTCCTCGACTGTAAACATGCTTACAGATATCTTAAAAGCAGATAGCAGTACCAATTCG GCCAAGCAGCATCTCTCCTTGCTATGCTTGGGAGAGATAGGAAGGAGAAAAGATTTAAGCGCTCATGACCACATAGAGAACATTGTTATTGAGTCTTTTCAGTCGCCATTCGAAGAAATAAAGTCTGCTGCATCTTATGCTCTGGGAAACATTGCTGTTGGGAATCTTCTTAAATATTTGCCTTTCATCTTGGATAAAATTGATAATCAGCAAAAGAAGCAATATCTATTGCTCCATTCTCTGAAAGAG GTCATTGTGAGACAATCAGTAGATAAAGCTGAATTTGATTATTCCAGTGTTGACAAGATCACTAAATTGCTATTCAACCACTGTGAAAGTGACGAAGAGGGTGTTCGCAATGTGGTAGCTGAGTGCCTGGGAAAAATTGCTCTTATTGAGCCTGGGAAACTTGTTCCTGCACTTAAG GAGAGGACATCCAGTCCTGCTGCATTCACCCGAGCAACTGTTGTTATAGCAGTGAAATATTCTATAGTTGAGCGGCAGGAGAAAATAGATGAGATTCTGTACCCTGAGATTTCTACTTTCCTGATGCTTATCAAGGATCAAGACCGG CATGTGAGGCGTGCTGCTGTTTTGGCCCTGAGTACTGCAGCTCATAATAAACCAAACCTGATAAAGTCCCTGTTACCAGAGCTATTGCCACTCCTCTATGATCAAACAGTAATAAAG AAAGAGTTGATCAGGACAGTTGATCTTGGCCCTTTCAAGCACACGGTGGATGATGGGCTTGAATTGAGGAAAGCTGCTTTTGAATGTGTGGACACTCTGTTAGACAGttgccttgatcaagtgaacCCATCTTCTTTTATAGTACCATACCTTTTATCTGGATTAGATG ATCATTATGATGTTAAAATGCCTTGCCATCTTATCCTTTCAAAGTTGGCTGATAAGTGCCCGTCTGCTGTGTTGGCAG TATTGGATTCTTTGGTGAGTCCTCTCGACAAGACCATCAATTTTAGGCCCAAGCAAGATGCGGTCAAACAAGAAGTAGATCGTAATGAAGACATGATTCGGAGTGCCCTTCGAGCGATTGCATCTTTGAACCGAATAAG CGGAGGAGATTGTAGTCACAGGTTTAAGAATCTCATGAATGAAATTGGCAAGTCTCAGACACTATCCGAGAAATACTCATCCATCCGGAATGAATGA
- the LOC121805833 gene encoding cullin-associated NEDD8-dissociated protein 1-like isoform X2, with translation MANLALTGILEKMTGKDKDYRYMATSDLLNELNKEGFKLDVDLEPKLSSIVIQQLDDAAGDVSGLAVKCLAPLVKKIREQQVLEMTNKLCDKLLNGKEQNRDIASIALKTIVAEVPNATVAQSVLVSISPKLIRGIVTQGMGAEIKCECLDILCDVLHKYGNLMASDHEVLLSALLPQLNTNQASVRKKAVSCIASLASSLSDDLLAKATVEIVQLLKNQATKSEITRTNIQMIGALSRAVGYRFGPHLGDAVPILINYCNNASENDEELREYSLQALESFLLRCPRDISSYCDQILHLTLEFLSHDPNFTDNMEEDTDDESYAEEEDDESANEYTDDEDVSWKVRRAAAKCLAALIVSRPEMLSRLYDEMDIFNTFTELLRQTGNVTKGQTDFDESSPRYLLKQEVAKIVRSVNKQLREKSIKTKVGAFSILKELVIVLPDCLADHIGSLTPGIEKALFDKSSTSNLKIEALVFTRLVLASHAPPVFHPYIKALSAPIISAVSERYYKVTAEALRVCGELVRVVRPDIEVYGFDFKPYVHPIYAAIMSRLTNQDQDQEVKECAISCMGLVVSTFGDHLGAELPSCLPVLVDRMGNEITRLTAVKAFAVIAASPLHLDLSCVLEHVISELTAFLRKANRALRQATLGTLNTLIVGYGDKIGSAAYEVIVVELSTLISDSDLHMAALALELCCTLMADKRSGPNVGLTVRNKVLPQALTLIRSSLLQGQALLALQNFFTALIYSANTSFDALLDSLLSTAKPSAQTSAVAKQALFSIAQCVAVLCLAAGDKKCSSTVNMLTDILKADSSTNSAKQHLSLLCLGEIGRRKDLSAHDHIENIVIESFQSPFEEIKSAASYALGNIAVGNLLKYLPFILDKIDNQQKKQYLLLHSLKEVIVRQSVDKAEFDYSSVDKITKLLFNHCESDEEGVRNVVAECLGKIALIEPGKLVPALKERTSSPAAFTRATVVIAVKYSIVERQEKIDEILYPEISTFLMLIKDQDRHVRRAAVLALSTAAHNKPNLIKSLLPELLPLLYDQTVIKKELIRTVDLGPFKHTVDDGLELRKAAFECVDTLLDSCLDQVNPSSFIVPYLLSGLDDHYDVKMPCHLILSKLADKCPSAVLAVLDSLVSPLDKTINFRPKQDAVKQEVDRNEDMIRSALRAIASLNRISGGDCSHRFKNLMNEIGKSQTLSEKYSSIRNE, from the exons ATGGCGAACTTAGCCCTAACTGGAATACTGGAAAAG ATGACTGGGAAGGATAAGGATTACAGATATATGGCAACTTCTGATTTGCTTAACGAGTTAAACAAAGAAGGGTTTAAACTAGATGTTGATCTTGAACCGAAACTGTCTAGCATTGTCATCCAGCAGCTCGATGATGCAGCAGGCGATGTTTCTGGGTTAGCTGTCAAGTG CCTTGCTCCCTTGGTGAAAAAAATCCGCGAGCAGCAAGTTCTTGAGATGACTAATAAGCTTTGTGACAAATTGCTCAATGGGAAAGAGCAAAATCGGGACATTGCTAGCATTGCTTTGAAGACAATTGTTGCTGAAGTTCCTAACGCAACAGTTGCACAATCTGTTCTTGTATCCATTTCTCCCAAGTTGATACGAGGAATAGTCACACAG GGGATGGGCGCAGAAATCAAATGTGAATGCCTTGATATTTTGTGTGACGTTCTACATAAATACGGTAATTTAATGGCATCCGATCATGAGGTGCTGTTGAGTGCACTTTTGCCCCAGTTGAACACCAATCAAGCCAGTGTGAGAAAAAAGGCTGTTTCATGTATTG CATCTCTGGCTTCAAGCTTGTCAGATGATTTGCTGGCAAAGGCTACAGTTGAAATTGTCCAGCTTTTGAAAAATCAGGCAACAAAATCTGAAATTACTCGTACAAATATTCAAATGATTGGGGCATTGAG CCGTGCTGTTGGCTATCGCTTTGGTCCACACCTTGGAGATGCAGTTCCAATTCTCATTAACTACTGTAATAATGCATCAGAGAATGATGAAGAACTTCGTGAGTATAGCTTGCAG GCATTAGAGAGTTTTCTACTTCGGTGTCCTAGGGATATCTCTTCCTACTGTGACCAAATCTTACATCTTACTTTGGAATTTCTTAGTCATGATCCAAATTTTACTGATAACATGGAAGAGGACACAGATGACGAGAGTTACGCGGAGGAGGAAGATGA TGAGAGTGCTAATGAGTACACAGATGATGAAGATGTGAGCTGGAAAGTGCGGAGAGCTGCTGCCAAATGCTTAGCTGCTTTAATTGTTTCTCGGCCTGAGATGCTTTCAAGACTATATGATGAG ATGGATATCTTCAATACGTTCACTGAATTACTTAGACAAACAGGAAATGTGACTAAAGGCCAGACAGATTTCGATGAATCAAG TCCCAGATATTTATTGAAGCAAGAGGTGGCAAAGATTGTTCGATCTGTAAATAAACAGTTACGCGAGAAATCTATAAAGACAAAG GTTGGAGCTTTCTCCATTTTGAAAGAGCTGGTGATTGTTTTGCCTGATTGCCTTGCAGACCATATTGGATCTCTGACTCCTGGAATTGAGAAAGCACTTTTT GACAAATCTTCGACCTCAAACTTAAAGATTGAAGCTCTTGTTTTTACTAGATTAGTGTTGGCCTCACATGCTCCTCCTGTTTTTCATCCATACATCAAG GCACTATCTGCTCCAATTATATCTGCTGTCAGTGAACGGTATTATAAAGTTACAGCAGAGGCATTAAGAGTATGTGGGGAACTTGTTCGTGTTGTGCGGCCAGATATTGAG GTGTATggttttgattttaaacccTACGTCCATCCTATATATGCTGCTATCATGTCACGTTTGACcaatcaagatcaagatcag GAAGTGAAAGAATGTGCAATTTCTTGCATGGGACTCGTGGTGTCTACATTTGGTGATCATCTCGGAGCAGAGCTACCCTCATGCCTCCCCGTGCTTGTTGATCGAATGGGAAATGAGATTACTCGTCTTACAGCTGTTAAG gCATTTGCTGTCATTGCAGCTTCTCCTCTGCACCTTGACTTATCCTGTGTTTTAGAGCATGTAATTTCAGAGCTGACTGCATTCCTAAGAAAG GCCAATCGAGCGCTAAGACAAGCTACTCTTGGAACACTGAACACACTTATTGTAGGATATGGTGATAAAATCGGCTCAGCTGCTTATGAAGTCATTGTTGTTGAACTTTCAACTCTGATCAG TGACTCAGACTTGCATATGGCTGCTCTAGCCTTGGAATTATGTTGCACATTAATGGCTGACAAAAGATCTGGTCCAAATGTTGGCCTGACTGTCCGAAATAAAGTTCTGCCACAAGCGCTGACTTTAATTAGAAGCTCTCTGCTGCAGGGCCAGGCCCTTCTG GCACTACAGAATTTCTTCACTGCACTGATTTACTCGGCCAACACAAGCTTTGATGCACTGCTTGATTCTCTTCTTTCTACTGCCAAACCATCTGCCCAGACTAGTGCTGTTGCTAAACAGGCTTTATTCTCAATTGCTCAATGTGTGGCAGTTCTCTGTCTTGCTGCAGGCGATAAAAAATGTTCCTCGACTGTAAACATGCTTACAGATATCTTAAAAGCAGATAGCAGTACCAATTCG GCCAAGCAGCATCTCTCCTTGCTATGCTTGGGAGAGATAGGAAGGAGAAAAGATTTAAGCGCTCATGACCACATAGAGAACATTGTTATTGAGTCTTTTCAGTCGCCATTCGAAGAAATAAAGTCTGCTGCATCTTATGCTCTGGGAAACATTGCTGTTGGGAATCTTCTTAAATATTTGCCTTTCATCTTGGATAAAATTGATAATCAGCAAAAGAAGCAATATCTATTGCTCCATTCTCTGAAAGAG GTCATTGTGAGACAATCAGTAGATAAAGCTGAATTTGATTATTCCAGTGTTGACAAGATCACTAAATTGCTATTCAACCACTGTGAAAGTGACGAAGAGGGTGTTCGCAATGTGGTAGCTGAGTGCCTGGGAAAAATTGCTCTTATTGAGCCTGGGAAACTTGTTCCTGCACTTAAG GAGAGGACATCCAGTCCTGCTGCATTCACCCGAGCAACTGTTGTTATAGCAGTGAAATATTCTATAGTTGAGCGGCAGGAGAAAATAGATGAGATTCTGTACCCTGAGATTTCTACTTTCCTGATGCTTATCAAGGATCAAGACCGG CATGTGAGGCGTGCTGCTGTTTTGGCCCTGAGTACTGCAGCTCATAATAAACCAAACCTGATAAAGTCCCTGTTACCAGAGCTATTGCCACTCCTCTATGATCAAACAGTAATAAAG AAAGAGTTGATCAGGACAGTTGATCTTGGCCCTTTCAAGCACACGGTGGATGATGGGCTTGAATTGAGGAAAGCTGCTTTTGAATGTGTGGACACTCTGTTAGACAGttgccttgatcaagtgaacCCATCTTCTTTTATAGTACCATACCTTTTATCTGGATTAGATG ATCATTATGATGTTAAAATGCCTTGCCATCTTATCCTTTCAAAGTTGGCTGATAAGTGCCCGTCTGCTGTGTTGGCAG TATTGGATTCTTTGGTGAGTCCTCTCGACAAGACCATCAATTTTAGGCCCAAGCAAGATGCGGTCAAACAAGAAGTAGATCGTAATGAAGACATGATTCGGAGTGCCCTTCGAGCGATTGCATCTTTGAACCGAATAAG CGGAGGAGATTGTAGTCACAGGTTTAAGAATCTCATGAATGAAATTGGCAAGTCTCAGACACTATCCGAGAAATACTCATCCATCCGGAATGAATGA
- the LOC121805835 gene encoding CLP protease regulatory subunit CLPX2, mitochondrial-like: MSAIFRCSASKLRRLTSTATITLFHHRSAANPLLPRSNQTPLLRLAKLGFQERQKWDGSSDNYDQIKAEVNCPRCSKPMTVLFSNRPLSITAGENGIYQAVNMCCHCRTAYYFRPFKLEPLQGSFIEIGRVKDGRENNRDMVGKSGKNGVKIWEKLRSYSSVENNNDAGSCGVHEDGDRGREEDSAASVGLVEEVTEVRQEVLPTPKEICKVLNEFVVGQEMAKKVLSVAVYNHYKRINHSLVKKEAGSESAPTESEQDCCNDDTVELEKSNVLLIGPTGSGKTLLAKTLARVVKVPFVITDATSLTQAGYVGEDVESMLHKLLMAADFDIEAAQRGIVYIDEVDKITKKAESLNTGRDVSGEGVQQALLKMLEGTVVSVPDNRSPRHSQRDSIQIDTKDILFICGGAFVDLEKTISERRHDSSIGFGAPVRANMRLGGLNITVASSLLEYVESSDLTAYGLIPEFVGRFPVIVSLSALDEDQLVQVLSEPKNALCKQYKRMFSMNNVQLQFTDDAMRLIAKKAIARNTGARGLRAILENILTEAMFQVPDAKSGKDKVDTVLVDKEAVGAPHAPGCGAKLLFSNHGMEETPEHAESRDTSDDGNTVKGSLREHLEDSLPAMSL; encoded by the exons ATGTCAGCAATTTTCCGATGCTCTGCGTCCAAGCTCCGACGCCTAACCAGCACCGCAACCATCACCCTCTTTCACCATCGTTCCGCCGCCAATCCACTCCTCCCCCGCTCCAACCAAACTCCACTCCTCAGGCTCGCGAAATTAGGGTTCCAGGAGCGCCAGAAATGGGACGGAAGCTCCGATAACTACGACCAAATCAAAGCGGAGGTCAATTGCCCTCGATGCTCCAAGCCAATGACTGTGCTCTTTTCCAACCGCCCGCTCTCCATCACCGCCGGCGAGAACGGCATTTACCAGGCTGTTAACATGTGCTGCCATTGTCGCACGGCCTACTATTTCCGGCCCTTCAAGCTGGAGCCGCTGCAGGGAAGTTTCATCGAGATTGGGAGGGTTAAGGATGGTAGAGAGAATAATAGGGATATGGTAGGGAAAAGCGGGAAGAACGGTGTGAAGATTTGGGAGAAGTTGAGGTCTTATAGCAGCGTTGAGAACAATAATGATGCTGGCAGCTGTGGTGTTCATGAAGATGGTGATCGTGGCCGGGAGGAGGATTCTGCAGCGAGTGTAGGTTTGGTGGAGGAGGTGACAGAAGTGAGGCAAGAAGTATTGCCAACGCCCAAGGAGATATGTAAGGTGCTTAATGAATTTGTTGTCGGGCAGGAGATGGCGAAAAAG GTGCTTTCTGTTGCTGTTTATAATCACTACAAAAGAATAAACCATTCCTTGGTGAAGAAAGA GGCAGGTTCTGAATCAGCTCCTACTGAGTCTGAACAAGATTGCTGCAATGATGATACTGTTGAGCTGGAGAAGAGCAATGTCTTATTGATTGGCCCAACGGGCTCAG GAAAGACATTGCTTGCAAAAACACTTGCCCGGGTTGTGAAAGTACCTTTTGTCATAACGGATGCAACTTCATTAACACAG GCTGGTTATGTTGGGGAAGATGTGGAATCCATGCTGCACAAACTACTCATG GCTGCTGACTTTGATATTGAAGCAGCTCAGAGAGGAATTGTATACATCGATGAAGTTGACAAAATAACAAAGAAG GCAGAGAGCTTAAATACTGGTAGAGATGTATCTGGAGAGGGTGTTCAGCAAGCTCTACTAAAAATGCTTGAAGGAACT GTTGTCAGTGTTCCTGATAATAGATCCCCAAGGCATTCACAGCGTGACAGCATTCAG ATAGATACAAAAGATATCCTCTTTATATGTGGTGGGGCTTTTGTTGACCTGGAGAAGACCATTTCAGAGAG GCGACATGATTCCTCAATTGGTTTTGGAGCCCCCGTTCGTGCTAATATGAGGCTTGGTGGACTAAATATTACTGTAGCCTCATCACTATTGGAATAT GTAGAGAGTAGTGATCTTACTGCATATGGTCTCATACCTGAATTCGTTGGGCGATTTCCCGTTATAGTGAGTTTGTCAGCTCTCGATGAAGACCAACTTGTACAG GTTCTTTCGGAGCCAAAAAATGCTCTATGTAAACAGTACAAGAGGATGTTCAGCATGAATAAT GTCCAGTTGCAGTTCACAGACGATGCAATGAGATTAATTGCAAAGAAAGCAATAGCCCGGAATACTGGTGCACGTGGTTTGAGAGCCATACTAGAAAACATTCTGACTGAGGCAATGTTTCAG GTCCCAGATGCCAAATCGGGAAAAGACAAGGTAGATACAGTTTTGGTTGATAAGGAAGCTGTGGGTGCACCACATGCGCCTGGATGTGGAGCAAAATTGCTTTTTTCAAACCACGGGATGGAAGAAACTCCTGAACACGCAGAATCAAGAGATACAAGT GACGATGGCAATACTGTTAAGGGAAGCTTGCGTGAACATTTGGAGGATTCATTGCCTGCCATGAGTTTGTAA
- the LOC121805834 gene encoding protein NRT1/ PTR FAMILY 4.3-like produces MEASRREQDLKEAVKVCEESSLDWRGKPSNPQKHGGMRAAAFLLGLQGFEIMAIAAVGNNLITYVINEMHFSLSKAANIVTNFIGTLFILSLLGGFLSDSYLGCFWTTLIFGFIELSGLILLSVQAHLPELKPPPCDMVKDSAQCVEAKGLQALTFFVALYLVALGSGCVKPNMVAHGADQFNQDDPKQSKKLSSYFNAIYFAFSLGELVALTLLVYVQTHSGMDIGFGVSAASMAMGLIIIISGTLLYRNKPPRGSVLTPIAQVIVAATRNRKHVCPSDNTISDSFPNSQPTLRFRLLNKACMKKEEEESSKWRVCSVKQVEQVKTLISVLPILCCTIIFNTILAQLQTFSVQQGAAMNTRLSSSSSFHIPPASLQAIPYLILIFAVPLYDAAAPRSITPLRRLGAGLLLSTFSMVAAALVERKRRDSGNNDLLSIWWIAPQFVIFGVSEMLTAVGLVEFFYKQPLEGMRASLTAVTYCSYSFGFFLSSVLVSVVDGATGWLSDNDLDKDRLDLFYWLLAVLSFLNFLNYLFWANWYSSGVIRVGGDGDSDCVV; encoded by the exons ATGGAGGCCTCAAGAAGGGAGCAGGATTTGAAGGAAGCAGTTAAGGTTTGTGAAGAGAGCAGTCTTGATTGGAGAGGAAAGCCTTCCAACCCCCAAAAGCATGGGGGCATGAGAGCTGCTGCCTTTCTTCTAG GGCTTCAAGGATTTGAGATAATGGCAATAGCAGCAGTTGGGAATAATCTGATAACATATGTTATAAATGAGATGCACTTTTCCCTATCAAAAGCTGCAAATATAGTTACAAATTTTATTGGAACACTCTTCATCCTCTCACTCCTTGGTGGCTTCCTCTCTGATTCTTATCTCGGTTGCTTCTGGACAACCCTCATCTTTGGTTTCATTGAACTCTCG GGTTTGATCTTGCTATCGGTGCAAGCACATTTGCCCGAGCTGAAGCCGCCACCATGTGACATGGTAAAGGATAGCGCGCAATGTGTGGAAGCCAAAGGGTTGCAAGCCCTAACATTTTTCGTGGCGCTTTATTTGGTGGCGTTAGGGAGTGGGTGCGTTAAGCCTAACATGGTAGCTCATGGGGCTGACCAATTCAACCAAGATGATCCAAAACAATCCAAGAAACTCTCCTCCTACTTCAATGCTATCTACTTTGCCTTCTCTTTGGGGGAACTCGTTGCCTTGACCCTTCTCGTTTACGTCCAGACACACTCAGGCATGGATATCGGCTttggtgtctcggccgcctccATGGCTATGGGCCTCATTATCATCATTTCCGGCACGCTTCTCTATCGGAACAAGCCTCCCCGAGGAAGCGTATTGACACCTATTGCACAG gtGATTGTGGCTGCAACTCGAAATAGAAAGCATGTGTGCCCATCTGACAACACCATATCCGACAGTTTTCCCAATAGTCAACCCACCCTAAGATTCAG attGTTGAACAAGGCATGCATGaagaaagaggaagaagagagtagCAAATGGAGAGTATGCAGTGTGAAGCAAGTGGAGCAAGTGAAAACTCTGATATCAGTGCTTCCAATCCTATGCTGCACAATCATCTTCAACACCATCCTCGCCCAGCTCCAGACCTTCTCCGTCCAGCAAGGCGCCGCCATGAACACCcgcctctcctcctcctcctccttccaCATCCCCCCGGCCTCCCTCCAGGCCATCCCCTACCTCATTCTCATCTTCGCCGTCCCCCTCTACGACGCCGCCGCCCCCCGCTCCATCACCCCCCTCCGCCGCCTCGGCGCCGGCCTCCTCCTCTCCACGTTCTCCATGGTCGCCGCCGCCCTCGTCGAGCGCAAGAGAAGAGATAGTGGTAATAATGACTTGCTATCGATATGGTGGATTGCGCCGCAGTTTGTGATATTTGGGGTGTCGGAGATGCTGACGGCGGTGGGGCTGGTGGAGTTCTTCTACAAGCAGCCGCTGGAGGGGATGCGGGCGTCGCTCACCGCGGTGACCTACTGCTCGTACTCGTTCGGCTTCTTTTTGAGCTCGGTGCTGGTGTCGGTCGTGGACGGGGCGACGGGGTGGCTCAGTGATAATGATCTTGATAAGGATCGGTTGGATCTGTTTTATTGGCTGTTGGCGGTGCTTAGCTTTCTTAATTTTCTTAACTATCTGTTTTGGGCTAACTGGTATTCCAGTGGCGTTATTAGAGTTGGTGGAGATGGTGACAGTGATTGTGTTGTGTGA